A part of Candidatus Krumholzibacteriia bacterium genomic DNA contains:
- a CDS encoding GNAT family N-acetyltransferase, whose product MNVIQLEPDDTETVVDVLCDAFHDYPVMRYVLGDTPHYDRHLRTLVGFFAAARSLRNEPMLAAEDEGQVVGVAIMTLPGERPSPAALDARREATWGEIGPAARTRYEAHGAATRPFTVDRPHHHLNMIGVCRSHAGRGVARVLMDAVHELAAADPSSCGVTLSTEDEQNVRLYEHFGYQLIGHARVADAFDTWVFFRPRQQQKG is encoded by the coding sequence ATGAACGTAATCCAACTCGAGCCCGACGACACCGAAACGGTGGTGGATGTGCTGTGCGATGCCTTCCACGACTATCCCGTCATGCGCTACGTGCTGGGTGACACGCCGCACTACGACCGGCACCTGAGAACACTGGTCGGCTTCTTCGCGGCGGCGCGTTCGTTGCGCAACGAGCCCATGCTGGCCGCCGAGGACGAGGGGCAGGTGGTGGGGGTTGCCATCATGACACTGCCCGGCGAGCGCCCGAGCCCCGCCGCCCTCGACGCGCGTCGCGAGGCGACGTGGGGCGAGATCGGCCCGGCGGCGCGGACACGCTACGAGGCCCACGGTGCCGCCACGCGCCCGTTCACCGTCGATCGTCCCCACCACCATCTCAACATGATCGGTGTGTGCCGCTCGCATGCCGGCAGGGGGGTGGCGCGCGTCCTCATGGACGCGGTGCACGAACTGGCCGCTGCGGATCCATCGTCATGCGGGGTCACGCTGAGCACGGAAGACGAGCAGAACGTGCGGCTCTACGAACACTTCGGCTATCAGCTGATTGGCCATGCGCGGGTGGCCGACGCGTTCGACACCTGGGTATTCTTTCGTCCGCGCCAACAGCAGAAGGGGTAA